One region of Wyeomyia smithii strain HCP4-BCI-WySm-NY-G18 chromosome 3, ASM2978416v1, whole genome shotgun sequence genomic DNA includes:
- the LOC129727848 gene encoding probable Golgi SNAP receptor complex member 2 codes for MEALYFQTNSIIQETHQCFQQLNNVRVGDTGSVEAEIQTKLTAVSANCDRLDVLLYKVPVAQRPSAKMRVDQLKYDLRHLQAALKLYQDKKARRELEHAERESLLNKRFTANSETSIDMDYSLQHNNAMNNAHRGVDEMIWTGSNILDGLRNQRETLKGARKRIMDVGNTLGLSNQTMKMIERRVVEDKYVMIGGMIVTLLIITLIIYFFVF; via the exons ATGGAAGCGTTGTATTTCCAAACAAACAGTATCATTCAGGAAACTCATCAATGCTTTCAACAACTTAACAACGTACGTGTCGGTGACACCGGGTCTGTCGAAGCGGAAATACAAACTAAACTCACTGCGGTAAGCGC CAACTGTGACCGGCTCGATGTTCTGCTGTACAAAGTTCCGGTGGCGCAACGGCCGAGCGCCAAAATGCGAGTAGATCAGCTCAAGTACGATCTGCGTCATCTGCAGGCAGCCTTAAAGCTGTACCAGGACAAAAAGGCTCGCCGTGAGCTCGAGCATGCCGAGCGGGAAAGTTTACTGAATAAACGCTTCACGGCCAATTCGGAAACCTCGATTGATATGGACTACTCGCTGCAGCATAACAATGCGATGAATAATGCCCATCGCGGGGTCGACGAAATGATCTGGACCGGAAGTAACATACTGGACGGGCTGCGTAACCAGCGGGAGACACTGAAGGGGGCCAGGAAGCGCATTATGGATGTTGGAAATACCCTCGGGCTCTCCAATCAAACGATGAAAATGATCGAACGACGCGTGGTTGAGGATAAATATGTGATGATCGGAGGAATGATTGTAACGTTGTTGATTATTACGTTAATTATTTACTTCTTCGTGTTTTAG
- the LOC129731387 gene encoding uncharacterized protein LOC129731387, whose product MDFDHFTLVSNEVVEFPSTWRVGGKATLVDSCVGTDPPALKVDAETAASERIEISIQTDEFPRHTDGVTVDNEKLSSWLRKIYPLVEEELSSGITEICEDDYSDSDEERLIVRKHQDLTIKLPLETNDGRKLNMGAAAWLSVLTRNAPLLVVSCSSHHEAWCEHTFSTITVFIPTRNLFNSVQWTELCSHPVKACVESLVTNPFNKDMFAGGTVSGDLYIWCYEMTLKHEPNSLSELFSETTDNGQIVDMTWIRPNPMTKDFGLLSCHSDGVIILWKIGKNISKNKTFQIPTLSTARSALILTRILSISNSEFVLGTENGGILLCSMTQLIPMGGTSSGSGAQVRKNYFAPTVTELKSHSFAVTTLQKIEKPNQQFLLSCDLTGEVFFHDITDTINSSPTLIIKMPLPFKNRIFCTKDMRFILSPRTNGGLEAYKIDSGTQEVFEAGGLEGTPSLIKVSSSGKWIITGPYDGGFTIYSIEDDV is encoded by the exons ATGGATTTTGATCACTTTACTTTGGTCTCCAATGAGGTCGTCGAGTTCCCGTCCACCTGGAGAGTCGGCGGGAAAGCTACTCTAGTCGATTCCTGCGTCGGTACAGATCCGCCGGCATTGAAAGTTGATGCTGAAACAGCGGCGAGCGAGCGTATAGAAATTTCG ATTCAGACAGATGAATTTCCTCGTCACACAGACGGCGTCACAGTCGATAACGAGAAACTGTCCTCATGGCTGAGGAAGATTTATCCTCTGGTCGAAGAGGAGTTATCTAGCGGTATCACTGAGATTTGTGAAGACGACTACAGTGACTCTGATGAGGAACGTTTGATAGTTCGTAAACACCAGGATTTGACAATAAAACTACCGTTGGAAACGAATGACGGCCGTAAGCTTAATATGGGAGCAGCAGCGTGGCTTTCGGTTTTGACACGAAATGCTCCACTGTTGGTTGTGTCCTGCAGCTCACATCATGAGGCTTGGTGTGAGCACACATTTTCCACAATTACGGTGTTCATCCCGACACGTAACTTGTTCAATTCAGTACAGTGGACTGAGTTATGCAGTCATCCCGTCAAGGCGTGCGTTGAGTCCCTGGTGACAAATCCGTTCAATAAAGACATGTTTGCAGGAGGAACTGTTTCAGGAGATCTATATATTTGGTGTTACGAAATGACTCTGAAACATGAACCAAATTCATTATCGGAGCTATTCTCCGAAACTACCGATAACGGCCAAATCGTGGACATGACGTGGATCAGGCCCAATCCAATGACTAAAGATTTCGGTTTACTCTCGTGTCACAGCGATGGAGTAATTATTCTTTGGAAAATAGGAAagaatatttccaaaaataaaac GTTTCAAATTCCTACTCTATCTACAGCCCGTAGCGCACTAATATTGACGCGGATCCTATCAATTTCTAATTCTGAATTCGTCCTTGGAACAGAGAATGGTGGCATTCTGCTCTGCTCGATGACTCAGTTGATTCCGATGGGAGGAACTAGTTCTGGTTCCGGTGCACAAGTCAGAAAGAACTATTTTGCACCCACCGTGACCGAGTTGAAATCCCATTCATTCGCTGTGACCACCttacaaaaaatagaaaaaccgAATCAGCAGTTCCTTCTCAGTTGCGACCTAACCGGGGAGGTTTTTTTTCACGACATAACAGATACCATA AATTCTAGCCCAACACTGATCATCAAAATGCCCCTTCCATTTAAAAATCGCATTTTCTGTACTAAAGATATGCGTTTTATTCTGAGTCCCAGAACTAATGGCGGTTTGGAAGCGTATAAAATTGACTCCGGTACACAGGAAGTTTTCGAAGCTGGGGGATTAGAGGGTACACCTAGTCTAATTAAAGTTAGTTCGAGCGG TAAATGGATTATAACTGGACCATACGATGGAGGATTCACTATTTATTCAATAGAGGACGATGTGTAA